The following is a genomic window from Sutcliffiella horikoshii.
GAACACACAAAGAACCGATTCACCGTGCTTCATGTTTTTTAGGGTGTTCGCAAATGCGGAACTTTCCCCTTCCTTGGCACTCTCTTCATAGGCAACAATTTTATAAGTATAGTCTTTGCTCTTCTCTATAAGTTTGGCTAGTGTAGCAGGTTCCTCTACTACAGGTACCATCGAACGATGAGATTGCTCCGCTGCTTCCTTTGCAATCTTATTCCAGCGTTCTACTTTCTTTTTGCCTTTTTTTTCATCCCACTTCACAATCGAACGAGCAGCATTAAAAGGGATAAACGACTCTGCTCCGAGTTCTGTTCCCTTTTGTATCACTAACTCCAATTTATCCCCTTTAGGCAACCCGTTCGCAATCGTAACACGAACCGGAATTTCTGTTTCAGCCTTTATCCATTCTACAATATCTGCCACTACCATATCATTGGTAATTTCAGCAATTTTGCAAAGGGCCGTTTGCCTGGTTTCCGAACAGCTGCATAGGAGTTGATCGTCCTCGTTCATCCTCATAACTCGAATGATATGATGTACATC
Proteins encoded in this region:
- a CDS encoding 16S rRNA (uracil(1498)-N(3))-methyltransferase → MQRYFVNSNQIDETSITITGEDVHHIIRVMRMNEDDQLLCSCSETRQTALCKIAEITNDMVVADIVEWIKAETEIPVRVTIANGLPKGDKLELVIQKGTELGAESFIPFNAARSIVKWDEKKGKKKVERWNKIAKEAAEQSHRSMVPVVEEPATLAKLIEKSKDYTYKIVAYEESAKEGESSAFANTLKNMKHGESVLCVFGPEGGLTEKEIDKLVEHGFVPCALGPRILRTETAPLYVLAAISYHFELM